The genomic window GCCGGTGGGCGACCGGAAATGGCCGGACTGGCGCGCCGGCGACCCCGCCGACCTGCGCGCGAAGCTCGACCTGCCGGTCGACGGCGTCCTCTTCGACGTGGAACACAACAGGTACTGGCATCCCGGCTGGGGTTCACGCCCACCCACAGCCGCAGCGGCCGTCGAGTCCGCCCGCGAGCATCTCGCGACGGTGCCGGTGATGGTCCCGGTCTACGGCCACCGCTTCCTGCCGGCCGGCCGTGGCACCTCGGGTCACCCGGTCCTGTCCATCCACCAGACCGACGTCATCATCTACGGCACCGACCTCCTCGACTACCTCCACCAGGAGTTCGGCACCGACCCCACCACCACCTCGACGAATCCCCAGGTGACCGTGCCGTTCTGGCGCGACCTGACCGGCTGACCGCGATCTCATGTCGGTGCCCCTCGGGGCGGTAGGTTGTGGCGGGGCCGCTCGGGTGGGAGACACGTGTGAGGTTCGAGGTTCTGGGGCCGGTGCGGGCCTGGCGTGACGGGCACGAGGTTCACCTGGGCAAGCCGCAACACCGGGCGCTGCTCGGGTTGCTGCTGGTGGCGGGCGGTCGGCCGGTGGCGATGGCCGAGCTGATCGACGTGCTGTGGGGTGACGAACCGCCGGGCACCGCGGTCAACGGCATCCACCGGATCGTCGGGATTCTGCGGCGGGTGCTGGAACCGGAACTCGCACCCCGGGAAGCGGGCCGCTGGCTGGCGCGGTCGGCCGGCGGCTACCGGATGGTGGTCACCGCCGACGAACTGGACCTGCTGCGGTTCCGGGCGCTGACCGGGCAGGCACCCGACATCGGCGGGTTCGTCGCGGCGCTGCGACTGTGGCAGGGGCCGGTGCTGGCCGGGTTCGCGTCCCGGATCCGGGAGCATCCGATGGTGGTGGCCCTGGACCGGGAATACCAGCAGGCCGCCAAGAACGCCGCCGACCTGGCCCTGACCGCGGGCGCCGCCGACCAGGTGCTCGGGGTGCTGCGACAGGCCGCTGACCGGCATCCACTCGACGAGGCGCTGCAGGCCCGGGTGATGCTGCTGCTGACCGCGGCCGGGCGGCAGGCCGACGCCCTGGAGATGTACCGGCAGGTCACCCGGCGGCTCGCCGAGGATCTGGGCGTCGACCCGGGCGCCGAGCTACGGGCCGCGCACCAGCAGGTGCTGCAGCAGGAGACCGATGAGGCGGACCGCCCTGCGCAGTTACCGCGGGATCTCGCGGTGTTCGTCGGGCGGCAGGACGAACTGGCCGGAGTGTTGGCGTTGTACCGGCCGCCTACCGGCGCCTCGACTCCGGTGGTGATCAGCGCGATCGGTGGGATGGCCGGAATCGGCAAGACCACCCTGGCCGTGCACTGGGCCCACCGCGTCGCCCACCAGTTCCCCGACGGGCAGCTCTACCTGAACCTGCGCGGCTTCGACCCGGCCGAACGCGTGATGGAACCCGGTGACGCGCTGACCCGGATGCTCGACGCGCTGGGCGTACCCGCGACGAAGGTTCCGGCCGGTCGCGAAGCCAAGGCCGCGCTGTTCCGCAGCCGGATGTGGGGCCGCCGGATGCTGGTCCTGCTCGACAACGCCCGCGACGAACAACAGGTCCGCGACCTGCTGCCGTCTTCACCCGGCTGCCTGGTGATCGTGACCAGCCGCAACAGCCTCGCCGGACTGGTCGCCGCCGAAGGTGCCGTCGCCGTCACCCTCGACGTGCTGGCCGCCCCGGACGCCCACGCCTTCCTGACCCGGCGACTCGGCCCGGCCCGGGTGCAGCGCGAATCGGACGCGGTCGATCAGATCATCGCTTTCTGCGCCGGCCTGCCGCTCGCCCTGGCGATCGTCGCGGCGAAAGCAGCCCTGCGCCCCCAACAGCCACTCGCCGGGGTGGCCGCCGCACTGCACGCGGCACGCGGACTCGACGCGCTCACCTCACCGGACGTCACGGTCAACGCGCGAGCCGTGTTCTCCTGGTCGTACGCCGCTCTCACCCCCGTCACCGCACGCGTCTTCCGGCTGCTCGCGGTCCATCCCGGCCCCGACGTGACACCGGAAGCCGCCGCGGCGGCCGCCGATGTCACCCCCGACCGGGCGCAGGCGGCACTCGACGAACTCGCCCACGGCAGCTTGATCACCGAACACGCTCCGGGCCGCTATCAATCCCACGACCTACTGCGGGCGTACGCCACCGAACTGCTCGCCGACGACGAGGGAACCGACGCCCGGCAACGTCTGTTCGACCACTACCTGCATTCGGCGGTGGCGGCCAAACTCGCCGTCATGCCCTACGCGGTGCCGGTGACACTCGACACCCCCGCCGACGGTGCCCGGCCCCTGGCCCACGCCGAGCCGGACGCCGCGATGGCCTGGCTCCGGGCCGAACACTGGGTGCTGGTCGGTGCCGTCGAAGCCGCGTACCGGCAGGGACTCGACGACCACGTGTGGCGGCTGACCTGGTCGATGTCCCCGCTGAACCAGCACGTGGACACCGAGATCCGGATGCTGGAGGTGGCGCTGGCGTCGGCGGAACGGCTCGGTGACCAGCTGGTGATCGCCCGGATCAGCAACGGCCTGGTCACCATGAGCCTGCGCGCCGACCGGGCGGACCAGGCCGAACGGTACGGGCTGCGCAGCCTGGAGATCGCGAGGAGCCTCGGCGACGTGGCCACCCAGTTCCGGGTCTACGTCGCCCTCTGCCAGGTCTACCAGGACCGGGAACAGATGGACCGGCTGCTGGACGCCGGCCGGCAGGCGGTGGCACTGGCCCTGACGATGGGGGACATCACGGTGGAGTCCATCGCCCGGAGCGAACTGGCCGCGGCCTACGCCCTGGTCGGCGACTACCCGAAGTCCTCTGCGGAGAGCGCGCGGGTCCTGGCCATCGCCGAGGTCGAAGGAAACTCCGTCAGCTACGCCGCGATCCTCGACACTATCGGCTACTGCCATCTGCGGCAGGGCGACCCGGCCACCGCACTCACCTACTTCCAGGACTCGCTGGCCGCCGCCCAGGCCATCGGGCACATCACCGGCGCGGAACCGCTGGTCCGCAACCACCTCGGCGACGCCCACCTGGCCGCCGGTGACGTGACCGCCGCCCGGGAGACCTGGGAACAGGCGCTGGAGATCGCCGACGAACTGGACGCGTCGACAGCCCGCAAGATCCGGGCCAAGTT from Actinoplanes derwentensis includes these protein-coding regions:
- a CDS encoding SMI1/KNR4 family protein, with protein sequence MAEITGTALGEEAGRRLARTRQDVQPGLTESELDRVEQTFGFTFADDHRAFLHIALPVGDRKWPDWRAGDPADLRAKLDLPVDGVLFDVEHNRYWHPGWGSRPPTAAAAVESAREHLATVPVMVPVYGHRFLPAGRGTSGHPVLSIHQTDVIIYGTDLLDYLHQEFGTDPTTTSTNPQVTVPFWRDLTG
- a CDS encoding AfsR/SARP family transcriptional regulator; the encoded protein is MRFEVLGPVRAWRDGHEVHLGKPQHRALLGLLLVAGGRPVAMAELIDVLWGDEPPGTAVNGIHRIVGILRRVLEPELAPREAGRWLARSAGGYRMVVTADELDLLRFRALTGQAPDIGGFVAALRLWQGPVLAGFASRIREHPMVVALDREYQQAAKNAADLALTAGAADQVLGVLRQAADRHPLDEALQARVMLLLTAAGRQADALEMYRQVTRRLAEDLGVDPGAELRAAHQQVLQQETDEADRPAQLPRDLAVFVGRQDELAGVLALYRPPTGASTPVVISAIGGMAGIGKTTLAVHWAHRVAHQFPDGQLYLNLRGFDPAERVMEPGDALTRMLDALGVPATKVPAGREAKAALFRSRMWGRRMLVLLDNARDEQQVRDLLPSSPGCLVIVTSRNSLAGLVAAEGAVAVTLDVLAAPDAHAFLTRRLGPARVQRESDAVDQIIAFCAGLPLALAIVAAKAALRPQQPLAGVAAALHAARGLDALTSPDVTVNARAVFSWSYAALTPVTARVFRLLAVHPGPDVTPEAAAAAADVTPDRAQAALDELAHGSLITEHAPGRYQSHDLLRAYATELLADDEGTDARQRLFDHYLHSAVAAKLAVMPYAVPVTLDTPADGARPLAHAEPDAAMAWLRAEHWVLVGAVEAAYRQGLDDHVWRLTWSMSPLNQHVDTEIRMLEVALASAERLGDQLVIARISNGLVTMSLRADRADQAERYGLRSLEIARSLGDVATQFRVYVALCQVYQDREQMDRLLDAGRQAVALALTMGDITVESIARSELAAAYALVGDYPKSSAESARVLAIAEVEGNSVSYAAILDTIGYCHLRQGDPATALTYFQDSLAAAQAIGHITGAEPLVRNHLGDAHLAAGDVTAARETWEQALEIADELDASTARKIRAKLVALR